In Astatotilapia calliptera chromosome 23, fAstCal1.2, whole genome shotgun sequence, a genomic segment contains:
- the LOC113016470 gene encoding homeodomain-interacting protein kinase 2-like, which produces MSANPSFGSDELGISKGTILGDHHMVEAFLGEGSFGVVTKCRDTKNNKTVAVKVNKSDPEILLQAKLEIFILEQLRRLDPDRCNIVEWNDYFLDGQRICLNFELLDQSLWDYIGDRNNRGLPMRELRPILHQLANALFHLGSVGIVHADLKPGNIMVLNHSESPVKVKLIDFGLSCPASAVIPGDRVGTIGYCAPEVMLGIPYDEAIDMWSLGLVAVELATGVPLYPGEDDYDVLKFIIETQGQLPDHLLESGLYTDCYFIEDNYNKQRWTFKTQEQFQYETDYRSKETRYIKLKRLDDLEKLLKVRRGPENGQTLFVRLIKEMLALDANLRITPSEVLKHPFFHPGLSRRTPCTDMNSTGGQNLVFSQQQSSFGWPEF; this is translated from the exons ATGTCAGCCAACCCATCCTTCGGCTCAGATGAGCTTGGAATATCTAAAGGGACCATTTTGGGAGATCACCACATGGTGGAGGCTTTCCTTGGAGAAGGAAGCTTTGGTGTTGTAACGAAATGTCgcgatacaaaaaacaacaaaactgttgCTGTTAAAGTCAACAAAAGCGACCCTGAAATTCTGCTCCAGGCAAAACTGGAAATTTTCATCCTGGAGCAGCTACGACGCTTGGATCCAGACAGGTGCAAC ATTGTGGAATGGAACGACTATTTCCTCGATGGACAGCGCATTTGCTTGAATTTCGAATTGCTCGACCAAAGCCTGTGGGACTACATTGGGGACCGGAATAACCGAGGTCTCCCAATGAGAGAACTCAGGCCAATTTTGCATCAGCTCGCAAATGCTCTGTTCCACCTGGGTTCTGTGGGAATAGTGCATGCTGACCTCAAACCTGGAAACATCATGGTGCTGAACCACAGTGAGTCTCCCGTCAAAGTCAAACTCATAGACTTTGGCCTCTCATGTCCTGCTTCTGCAGTGATTCCTGGTGACCGTGTGGGGACAATTGGTTATTGTGCACCTGAGGTTATGCTTGGCATTCCATACGACGAAGCAATCGACATGTGGTCTCTGGGGCTGGTAGCTGTGGAGCTTGCTACAGGGGTGCCTCTCTATCCTGGGGAAGACGATTATGATGTTTTAAAATTCATAATTGAAACCCAGGGTCAGCTACCAGATCATCTTCTAGAGTCTGGCTTGTACACTGACTGCTACTTCATCGAGGATAACTACAACAAACAGCGCTGGACATTTAAGACCCAAGAACAATTTCAATACGAGACAGATTATCGATCTAAAGAAACTCGATATATAAAACTTAAGCGTCTCGATGACCTCGAAAaactgctgaaagttaggcgaGGACCGGAAAATGGCCAAACATTATTTGTAAGGCTAATCAAAGAAATGTTGGCCTTGGATGCAAATCTGCGCATAACACCCTCGGAGGTTCTGAAGCATCCCTTTTTCCACCCTGGCCTCTCAAGGAGAACCCCCTGCACTGACATGAATAGTACAGGGGGACAAAACCTTGTGTTCTCTCAGCAGCAATCATCGTTTGGGTGGCCAGAATTCTAG